One genomic window of Gallus gallus isolate bGalGal1 chromosome 34, bGalGal1.mat.broiler.GRCg7b, whole genome shotgun sequence includes the following:
- the INHBE gene encoding inhibin beta E chain — protein sequence MATRCALPWLLAAAVLCGAAERCPSCGAGTERRLLEEAAKRQLLDGLRLRERPRIAHAVPRVAVARALRRLQADGPRRGDPPEDERRFEIISFAEEEPTSSPGTVLRFHLSPPPDRDVRVVQARLWLYVRVPRGAVTNVTVSISLLEGRGDVGGVRRVSLSARRVSARGSGWRTFSILPALRGSFGPESGTLRLHLQSSGDGGGIVAASNATQPRRPFLVAAASSRDPQHRVAKRSLRCSRDSALCCRRDHYVDFRAIGWNDWIISPEGYQLNYCVGQCPLHVAGSPGMASSFHSAVLSLVKANNVRTAAHSCCVPTRRRPLSLLYFDRNSNIVKTDIPDMIVDACGCS from the exons ATGGCGACGCGCTGCGCGCTCCCGTGGCTGCTCGCGGCGGCGGTGCTGTGCGGGGCGGCCGAGCGGTGCCCGTCGTGCGGGGCCGGAACGGAGCGGCGGCTGCTGGAAGAGGCGGCCAAACGGCAGCTGCTGGACGGGCTGCGGCTCCGCGAACGGCCCCGGATCGCCCACGCGGTGCCGCGCGTGGCCGTGGCCCGGGCGCTGCGGAGGCTGCAGGCGGACGGGCCCCGACGGGGTGACCCCCCCGAGGATGAGCGGCGCTTTGAGATCATCAGCTTCGCGGAGGAAG AGCCCACGTCCTCCCCGGGCACAGTGCTGCGCTtccacctctccccccccccggACCGGGACGTGCGCGTTGTCCAGGCGCGGCTGTGGCTTTACGTCCGCGTTCCTCGCGGCGCGGTGACCAACGTCACCGTCAGCATCTCCCTGCTGGAGGGGCGCGGCGACGTCGGGGGGGTCCGCCGCGTATCGCTGAGCGCACGGCGGGTGAGCGCGCGGGGCAGCGGCTGGAGGACCTTCTCCATCCTCCCCGCACTGCGCGGCTCCTTCGGGCCGGAGAGCGGAACCCTCCGGCTGCACCTGCAGAGCTCCGGGGACGGCGGAGGTATCGTCGCCGCCTCCAACGCCACTCAGCCCCGGCGGCCCTTCCTGGTGGCCGCGGCGTCGTCGCGGGACCCGCAGCACCGCGTGGCCAAACGCAGCCTCCGCTGCAGCCGCGACTCCGCGCTGTGCTGCCGCCGGGATCACTACGTGGACTTCAGAGCCATCGGTTGGAACGATTGGATCATCAGCCCCGAGGGCTATCAGCTCAACTACTGCGTGGGGCAGTGCCCGCTGCACGTTGCGGGCAGCCCCGGGATGGCGTCGTCCTTCCACAGCGCCGTGCTCAGCCTGGTGAAGGCCAACAACGTGCGCACGGCCGCCCACTCGTGCTGCGTCCCCACCCGCCGCCGCCCCCTCTCGCTCCTCTACTTCGACCGCAACAGCAACATCGTCAAAACCGACATCCCCGATATGATCGTGGACGCGTGCGGGTGCAGCTGA
- the GLI1 gene encoding zinc finger protein GLI1, with product MFNPVTPQAPGYAEHCCPRPLHGASAGTPGLQGLDFPVCHQPNLASSHHGYGLVPGTEHPGGAADGSRFSTPRGAGKLGKKRALSISPLSDSSVDLQTVIRTSPNSLVAFINSRCASAGGSYGHLSISTISPSLGYQNPPGQQKGQGQLFSHTPPLPPCSSHETLSSRPGLLHPTPACGTIKHCQQLKLERSLSSPLTAKYPEEKSEGDISSPASTGTQDPLLGMLSVRDDLEKEDGKPESETIYETNCYWDGCAKEFDTQEQLVHHINNEHIHGEKKEFVCHWAACSREQRPFKAQYMLVVHMRRHTGEKPHKCTFEGCNKAYSRLENLKTHLRSHTGEKPYVCEHEGCNKAFSNASDRAKHQNRTHSNEKPYICKIPGCTKRYTDPSSLRKHVKTVHGPDAHVTKKHRGSVVPGHALPASAAPQDMKQEKNTNGPAEIRKDDGKLLVPDLVSKPQPSPGGQSSCSSDRSPLGSTTNNDSGVEMTGNTGGSYEDLSTLEDVVPGDPMGTSGLMALQKLENLRIDKLKQMRKPSTKGLNLPAIPGAGLPGDVPRVCVPPPAASQRRVVELSAAEVAVPPSERRSSATSTISSAYTVSRRSSAASPYLPGPNLPGEGGTMPARSDGYDCISPDELRRSGNADPCGALPGVGSLTAAQHYRLKAKYAAATGGPPPTPLPGVEPPSVGGHGGLPGECLEPAVPSFFANGLLRRHSSNDRYVSSLHPHLAPGNDVRRASDPARIAANPHSVPKVQRFKSVGNVNAPGGGRAALQPLGASDGNLQRRVFSPHPPSISENVYLESVNPDGPGPGAGSGLLEMDPFLNYPEESFPCQGANVQLQCGGLYGSAQRTPGGGMQLNPGGHREMEEGLLQPEFSLPQCQMNQHFHGLRGGSGTVLPQWEEPPQSDHLEMGSGQPAVSAVPETHRHRHSALYPPPNHCVQHPKPMSTGHDGGFSDGRRLNCLQIKSEQRYSAPAPALTPCHDAKATRPPAFGRAVSGYQAEEQPAGGYAGVLSPRGRRAHTPTSQAKEVMVRSYVQAQQALMWGEPPKGGEAGVGLGGESGQYPGTHAAPYLGPKYSGYQPKANHLQGLLENPHLLSPPCFNPEMVPHPPSGAKPPGHQNSVGYGGDLADPIPSYEAAGANPQRGLRLPPVHPAPEVPGDTLLCYPGQVGKGSHKLQGPPAASCGGPGHCTGSLGGSKGSSCFYPDSGQQAFNSLDSLDLENTHLDFAAIVEDAESPTLLPGPPSPTGGLLLPAPGGANMAVGDMSSMLSTLAGESHFLNSLS from the exons ATGTTCAACCCCGTCACGCCTCAGGCCCCCGGCTACGCCGAGCACTGCTGCCCGCGGCCGCTGCACGGAGCCTCTGCGGGCACACCGGGGCTGCAAG GACTCGATTTCCCAGTGTGCCATCAGCCCAACCTGGCCAGCAGCCACCATGGCTATGGGCTGGTGCCCGGCACTGAGCACCCGGGTGGTGCTGCTGATG GCTCGCGGTTCTCGACGCCCCGTGGTGCCGGCAAGCTGGGCAAGAAGCGGGCACTGTCCATCTCACCCCTGTCAGACTCTAGCGTTGACCTGCAGACGGTGATCCGCACCTCGCCCAACTCCCTCGTTGCCTTCATCAACTCCCGTTGCGCTTCCGCCGGTGGCTCCTATGGTCACCTCTCCATCAGCACCATCAG TCCATCGTTGGGGTACCAGAACCCTCCGGGGCAGCAGAAGGGCCAAGGGCAACTGTTTAGCCACACTCCACCCCTGCCACCGTGTAGCTCCCACGAAACCCTGTCCTCCCGCCCAGGGCTCCTGCATCCCACCCCGGCTTGTGGGACCATCAAACACTGCCAG CAGCTAAAGTTGGAGAGGAGCCTGAGTAGCCCTCTGACAGCCAAATACCCAGAGGAGAAATCGGAGGGTGACATTTCCAGTCCGGCCTCCACCGGCACACAG GACCCCTTGCTGGGGATGCTCAGCGTTCGGGATGATCTGGAGAAGGAGGATGGGAAACCTGAATCGGAGACCATCTATGAAACAAACTGCTACTGGGATGGCTGCGCCAAGGAGTTTGACACGCAGGAGCAGCTGGTGCAT CACATCAACAACGAGCACATCCACGGGGAGAAGAAGGAGTTTGTGTGCCACTGGGCGGCGTGTTCCCGCGAGCAGCGGCCCTTCAAGGCTCAGTACATGCTGGTGGTGCACATGAGGCGCCACACGGGCGAGAAGCCTCACAAGTGCACG TTTGAGGGCTGTAACAAAGCGTACTCCCGCCTGGAGAACCTCAAGACCCATCTGCGCTCCCACACGGGTGAGAAACCCTATGTGTGTGAGCACGAGGGTTGTAACAAAGCCTTCTCCAACGCTTCCGACCGGGCCAAGCATCAGAACCGCACCCACTCCAATGAG AAGCCATACATCTGTAAGATCCCGGGCTGCACCAAGCGCTACACGGATCCCAGCTCCCTGCGCAAACACGTGAAGACGGTGCACGGCCCCGACGCCCACGTCACCAAGAAGCACCGGGGCAGTGTTGTGCCTGGCCATGCACTGCCTGCCTCTGCTGCACCCCAGGACAtgaagcaggagaaaaacaccAACGGCCCTGCTGAGATCCGCAAGGATGACGGCAAGCTGCTGGTGCCTGACTTGGTGTCG AagccacagcccagccctggtGGGCAGTCATCGTGCAGCAGTGACCGCTCCCCCCTCGGCAGCACCACCAACAATGACAGCGGTGTGGAGATGACGGGCAACACGGGTGGCAGCTACGAGGATCTGTCCACGCTGGAGGATGTGGTGCCCGGGGATCCCATGGGCACCTCGGGGCTGATGGCCCTCCAGAAGCTCGAGAACCTTCGCATTGACAAACTGAAGCAGATGAGGAAGCCATCAACCAAGGGCCTGAACCTGCCAGCCATCCCCGGAGCCG GTCTGCCCGGAGATGTGCCCAGGGTCTGCGTGCCGCCGCCGGCTGCGTCCCAGCGCCGCGTCGTGGAGCTGTCGGCTGCAGAGGTGGCCGTTCCGCCGAGCGAGCGCCGCAGCAGCGCCACCAGCACCATCAGCTCAGCCTACACCGTCAGCCGCCGCTCCTCCGCCGCCTCCCCGTACCTACCGGGGCCGAACCTGCCCGGCGAGGGGGGGACGATGCCGGCACGCTCGGATGGCTACGACTGCATCTCTCCGGATGAGCTGCGGCGCTCCGGCAACGCCGATCCCTGCGGGGCGCTGCCGGGCGTGGGGAGCCTCACGGCGGCTCAGCATTACCGTCTCAAAGCCAAATACGCCGCGGCCACGGGGGGGCCGCCCCCAACCCCGCTGCCCGGCGTGGAGCCGCCGAGCGTGGGCGGCCACGGCGGTTTGCCCGGGGAGTGCCTCGAGCCGGCCGTGCCCTCCTTCTTCGCGAACGGTTTGCTGCGAAGGCACAGCTCCAACGACCGCTACGTGAGCAGCCTTCACCCTCACCTGGCGCCTGGCAACGACGTGAGGAGGGCCAGCGACCCGGCCCGGATTGCAGCCAACCCTCACTCTGTGCCCAAAGTGCAGCGTTTTAAAAGCGTGGGGAACGTGAATGCGCCGGGAGGCggcagagctgccctgcagcccctgggtGCTTCCGACGGCAACCTGCAGCGCCGCGTCTTCTCCCCTCACCCACCCAGCATCAGTGAGAATGTTTACCTGGAGAGCGTGAACCCGGACGGCCCCGGGCCTGGCGCGGGGTCTGGCTTGTTGGAAATGGACCCGTTCTTGAACTACCCCGAGGAAAGCTTCCCGTGCCAGGGGGCAAACGTGCAGCTGCAGTGCGGGGGTCTGTATGGCAGCGCTCAGCGGACCCCGGGGGGCGGAATGCAGCTGAACCCGGGTGGGCacagggagatggaggagggATTGCTGCAGCCTGAGTTCTCCCTCCCGCAGTGCCAGATGAACCAGCACTTCCACGGCCTGCGTGGCGGCAGCGGGACCGTGCTGCCTCAATGGGAGGAGCCCCCCCAAAGCGATCACCTGGAGATGGGCTCCgggcagccagcagtgagcgCCGTGCCTGAGACGCACCGCCACCGTCACAGCGCTCTGTACCCACCGCCCAACCACTGCGTGCAGCACCCCAAACCGATGAGCACGGGCCACGATGGTGGCTTTTCAGATGGCCGTCGCTTGAACTGCCTGCAGATCAAATCTGAGCAGCGGTACTCGGCTCCTGCCCCGGCCCTCACCCCGTGCCACGATGCCAAAGCCACGCGGCCGCCCGCGTTCGGCCGGGCTGTGAGTGGGTACCAGGCTGAGGAGCAGCCAGCCGGCGGCTACGCGGGCGTGCTGAGCCCACGGGGGAGGAGAGCCCACACCCCCACTTCGCAGGCCAAAGAGGTGATGGTCCGCAGCTACGTGCAGGCGCAGCAGGCCCTGATGTGGGGAGAGCCCCCCAAGGGCGGTGAGGCCGGCGTGGGGCTGGGCGGTGAGTCTGGGCAGTACCCGGGCACGCACGCAGCGCCGTACCTTGGCCCCAAGTACTCTGGTTACCAGCCCAAAGCCAACCAcctgcaggggctgctggagAACCCCCACCTCCTGAGCCCCCCGTGCTTTAACCCTGAGATGGTGCCACATCCCCCCAGCGGTGCCAAGCCACCGGGCCACCAGAACAGCGTGGGCTATGGGGGCGACCTGGCAGATCCCATCCCCTCCTACGAGGCAGCGGGTGCCAACCCCCAGCGCGGGCTGCGCCTGCCCCCGGTCCACCCTGCCCCCGAAGTGCCCGGTGATACACTGCTCTGCTACCCGGGCCAGGTGGGCAAAGGCAGCCACAAGCTTCAGGGTCCGCCTGCCGCAAGCTGTGGGGGTCCCGGGCACTGCACTGGGAGCCTGGGGGGCAGCAAAGGCAGCTCTTGTTTCTACCCGGACTCGGGGCAGCAGGCATTCAACAGCCTGGACTCGCTGGACCTGGAGAACACTCACCTGGACTTTGCTGCCATCGTGGAGGATGCAGAGAGCCCCACGCTCCTGCCcggcccccccagccccactgggGGTCTCCTGCTGCCAGCGCCCGGCGGTGCCAACATGGCCGTGGGTGACATGAGCTCCATGCTGAGCACTTTGGCTGGGGAGAGCCACTTCCTCAACTCCCTCTCCTGA
- the GLI1 gene encoding zinc finger protein GLI1 isoform X2 — MFNPVTPQAPGYAEHCCPRPLHGASAGTPGLQGLDFPVCHQPNLASSHHGYGLVPGTEHPGGAADGSRFSTPRGAGKLGKKRALSISPLSDSSVDLQTVIRTSPNSLVAFINSRCASAGGSYGHLSISTISPSLGYQNPPGQQKGQGQLFSHTPPLPPCSSHETLSSRPGLLHPTPACGTIKHCQLKLERSLSSPLTAKYPEEKSEGDISSPASTGTQDPLLGMLSVRDDLEKEDGKPESETIYETNCYWDGCAKEFDTQEQLVHHINNEHIHGEKKEFVCHWAACSREQRPFKAQYMLVVHMRRHTGEKPHKCTFEGCNKAYSRLENLKTHLRSHTGEKPYVCEHEGCNKAFSNASDRAKHQNRTHSNEKPYICKIPGCTKRYTDPSSLRKHVKTVHGPDAHVTKKHRGSVVPGHALPASAAPQDMKQEKNTNGPAEIRKDDGKLLVPDLVSKPQPSPGGQSSCSSDRSPLGSTTNNDSGVEMTGNTGGSYEDLSTLEDVVPGDPMGTSGLMALQKLENLRIDKLKQMRKPSTKGLNLPAIPGAGLPGDVPRVCVPPPAASQRRVVELSAAEVAVPPSERRSSATSTISSAYTVSRRSSAASPYLPGPNLPGEGGTMPARSDGYDCISPDELRRSGNADPCGALPGVGSLTAAQHYRLKAKYAAATGGPPPTPLPGVEPPSVGGHGGLPGECLEPAVPSFFANGLLRRHSSNDRYVSSLHPHLAPGNDVRRASDPARIAANPHSVPKVQRFKSVGNVNAPGGGRAALQPLGASDGNLQRRVFSPHPPSISENVYLESVNPDGPGPGAGSGLLEMDPFLNYPEESFPCQGANVQLQCGGLYGSAQRTPGGGMQLNPGGHREMEEGLLQPEFSLPQCQMNQHFHGLRGGSGTVLPQWEEPPQSDHLEMGSGQPAVSAVPETHRHRHSALYPPPNHCVQHPKPMSTGHDGGFSDGRRLNCLQIKSEQRYSAPAPALTPCHDAKATRPPAFGRAVSGYQAEEQPAGGYAGVLSPRGRRAHTPTSQAKEVMVRSYVQAQQALMWGEPPKGGEAGVGLGGESGQYPGTHAAPYLGPKYSGYQPKANHLQGLLENPHLLSPPCFNPEMVPHPPSGAKPPGHQNSVGYGGDLADPIPSYEAAGANPQRGLRLPPVHPAPEVPGDTLLCYPGQVGKGSHKLQGPPAASCGGPGHCTGSLGGSKGSSCFYPDSGQQAFNSLDSLDLENTHLDFAAIVEDAESPTLLPGPPSPTGGLLLPAPGGANMAVGDMSSMLSTLAGESHFLNSLS, encoded by the exons ATGTTCAACCCCGTCACGCCTCAGGCCCCCGGCTACGCCGAGCACTGCTGCCCGCGGCCGCTGCACGGAGCCTCTGCGGGCACACCGGGGCTGCAAG GACTCGATTTCCCAGTGTGCCATCAGCCCAACCTGGCCAGCAGCCACCATGGCTATGGGCTGGTGCCCGGCACTGAGCACCCGGGTGGTGCTGCTGATG GCTCGCGGTTCTCGACGCCCCGTGGTGCCGGCAAGCTGGGCAAGAAGCGGGCACTGTCCATCTCACCCCTGTCAGACTCTAGCGTTGACCTGCAGACGGTGATCCGCACCTCGCCCAACTCCCTCGTTGCCTTCATCAACTCCCGTTGCGCTTCCGCCGGTGGCTCCTATGGTCACCTCTCCATCAGCACCATCAG TCCATCGTTGGGGTACCAGAACCCTCCGGGGCAGCAGAAGGGCCAAGGGCAACTGTTTAGCCACACTCCACCCCTGCCACCGTGTAGCTCCCACGAAACCCTGTCCTCCCGCCCAGGGCTCCTGCATCCCACCCCGGCTTGTGGGACCATCAAACACTGCCAG CTAAAGTTGGAGAGGAGCCTGAGTAGCCCTCTGACAGCCAAATACCCAGAGGAGAAATCGGAGGGTGACATTTCCAGTCCGGCCTCCACCGGCACACAG GACCCCTTGCTGGGGATGCTCAGCGTTCGGGATGATCTGGAGAAGGAGGATGGGAAACCTGAATCGGAGACCATCTATGAAACAAACTGCTACTGGGATGGCTGCGCCAAGGAGTTTGACACGCAGGAGCAGCTGGTGCAT CACATCAACAACGAGCACATCCACGGGGAGAAGAAGGAGTTTGTGTGCCACTGGGCGGCGTGTTCCCGCGAGCAGCGGCCCTTCAAGGCTCAGTACATGCTGGTGGTGCACATGAGGCGCCACACGGGCGAGAAGCCTCACAAGTGCACG TTTGAGGGCTGTAACAAAGCGTACTCCCGCCTGGAGAACCTCAAGACCCATCTGCGCTCCCACACGGGTGAGAAACCCTATGTGTGTGAGCACGAGGGTTGTAACAAAGCCTTCTCCAACGCTTCCGACCGGGCCAAGCATCAGAACCGCACCCACTCCAATGAG AAGCCATACATCTGTAAGATCCCGGGCTGCACCAAGCGCTACACGGATCCCAGCTCCCTGCGCAAACACGTGAAGACGGTGCACGGCCCCGACGCCCACGTCACCAAGAAGCACCGGGGCAGTGTTGTGCCTGGCCATGCACTGCCTGCCTCTGCTGCACCCCAGGACAtgaagcaggagaaaaacaccAACGGCCCTGCTGAGATCCGCAAGGATGACGGCAAGCTGCTGGTGCCTGACTTGGTGTCG AagccacagcccagccctggtGGGCAGTCATCGTGCAGCAGTGACCGCTCCCCCCTCGGCAGCACCACCAACAATGACAGCGGTGTGGAGATGACGGGCAACACGGGTGGCAGCTACGAGGATCTGTCCACGCTGGAGGATGTGGTGCCCGGGGATCCCATGGGCACCTCGGGGCTGATGGCCCTCCAGAAGCTCGAGAACCTTCGCATTGACAAACTGAAGCAGATGAGGAAGCCATCAACCAAGGGCCTGAACCTGCCAGCCATCCCCGGAGCCG GTCTGCCCGGAGATGTGCCCAGGGTCTGCGTGCCGCCGCCGGCTGCGTCCCAGCGCCGCGTCGTGGAGCTGTCGGCTGCAGAGGTGGCCGTTCCGCCGAGCGAGCGCCGCAGCAGCGCCACCAGCACCATCAGCTCAGCCTACACCGTCAGCCGCCGCTCCTCCGCCGCCTCCCCGTACCTACCGGGGCCGAACCTGCCCGGCGAGGGGGGGACGATGCCGGCACGCTCGGATGGCTACGACTGCATCTCTCCGGATGAGCTGCGGCGCTCCGGCAACGCCGATCCCTGCGGGGCGCTGCCGGGCGTGGGGAGCCTCACGGCGGCTCAGCATTACCGTCTCAAAGCCAAATACGCCGCGGCCACGGGGGGGCCGCCCCCAACCCCGCTGCCCGGCGTGGAGCCGCCGAGCGTGGGCGGCCACGGCGGTTTGCCCGGGGAGTGCCTCGAGCCGGCCGTGCCCTCCTTCTTCGCGAACGGTTTGCTGCGAAGGCACAGCTCCAACGACCGCTACGTGAGCAGCCTTCACCCTCACCTGGCGCCTGGCAACGACGTGAGGAGGGCCAGCGACCCGGCCCGGATTGCAGCCAACCCTCACTCTGTGCCCAAAGTGCAGCGTTTTAAAAGCGTGGGGAACGTGAATGCGCCGGGAGGCggcagagctgccctgcagcccctgggtGCTTCCGACGGCAACCTGCAGCGCCGCGTCTTCTCCCCTCACCCACCCAGCATCAGTGAGAATGTTTACCTGGAGAGCGTGAACCCGGACGGCCCCGGGCCTGGCGCGGGGTCTGGCTTGTTGGAAATGGACCCGTTCTTGAACTACCCCGAGGAAAGCTTCCCGTGCCAGGGGGCAAACGTGCAGCTGCAGTGCGGGGGTCTGTATGGCAGCGCTCAGCGGACCCCGGGGGGCGGAATGCAGCTGAACCCGGGTGGGCacagggagatggaggagggATTGCTGCAGCCTGAGTTCTCCCTCCCGCAGTGCCAGATGAACCAGCACTTCCACGGCCTGCGTGGCGGCAGCGGGACCGTGCTGCCTCAATGGGAGGAGCCCCCCCAAAGCGATCACCTGGAGATGGGCTCCgggcagccagcagtgagcgCCGTGCCTGAGACGCACCGCCACCGTCACAGCGCTCTGTACCCACCGCCCAACCACTGCGTGCAGCACCCCAAACCGATGAGCACGGGCCACGATGGTGGCTTTTCAGATGGCCGTCGCTTGAACTGCCTGCAGATCAAATCTGAGCAGCGGTACTCGGCTCCTGCCCCGGCCCTCACCCCGTGCCACGATGCCAAAGCCACGCGGCCGCCCGCGTTCGGCCGGGCTGTGAGTGGGTACCAGGCTGAGGAGCAGCCAGCCGGCGGCTACGCGGGCGTGCTGAGCCCACGGGGGAGGAGAGCCCACACCCCCACTTCGCAGGCCAAAGAGGTGATGGTCCGCAGCTACGTGCAGGCGCAGCAGGCCCTGATGTGGGGAGAGCCCCCCAAGGGCGGTGAGGCCGGCGTGGGGCTGGGCGGTGAGTCTGGGCAGTACCCGGGCACGCACGCAGCGCCGTACCTTGGCCCCAAGTACTCTGGTTACCAGCCCAAAGCCAACCAcctgcaggggctgctggagAACCCCCACCTCCTGAGCCCCCCGTGCTTTAACCCTGAGATGGTGCCACATCCCCCCAGCGGTGCCAAGCCACCGGGCCACCAGAACAGCGTGGGCTATGGGGGCGACCTGGCAGATCCCATCCCCTCCTACGAGGCAGCGGGTGCCAACCCCCAGCGCGGGCTGCGCCTGCCCCCGGTCCACCCTGCCCCCGAAGTGCCCGGTGATACACTGCTCTGCTACCCGGGCCAGGTGGGCAAAGGCAGCCACAAGCTTCAGGGTCCGCCTGCCGCAAGCTGTGGGGGTCCCGGGCACTGCACTGGGAGCCTGGGGGGCAGCAAAGGCAGCTCTTGTTTCTACCCGGACTCGGGGCAGCAGGCATTCAACAGCCTGGACTCGCTGGACCTGGAGAACACTCACCTGGACTTTGCTGCCATCGTGGAGGATGCAGAGAGCCCCACGCTCCTGCCcggcccccccagccccactgggGGTCTCCTGCTGCCAGCGCCCGGCGGTGCCAACATGGCCGTGGGTGACATGAGCTCCATGCTGAGCACTTTGGCTGGGGAGAGCCACTTCCTCAACTCCCTCTCCTGA
- the DNAJC14 gene encoding dnaJ homolog subfamily C member 14 produces the protein MAQPPPEATGGGGGGRERSARSPPRSAAWNGDCGPEPPFAPEDDGNEEGDGDGASAPDGPGPCGCRGERAAPRAPPPRDGSCALGCRRRTEPGPEEGDEDPGKGTRRPRRRQRPRSAPKEKEEGGRGQRGGGARLKALLEAALSSWLSAGTGGAAPGGVRGWTRRVGLRAARGLRAGGELTLRLLWMLCALLLLLVVLLLGVLRLCWRASAAGVAALGRTRLAELLDAAVLRRTRGFLGEDGTWRRLWARWRRWRSAPEEPQAGCGMGDAVPGSDGGAPGSSAEEVSRLLAMAEVPEEELNPFQALGVEVTASDAELRKAYRRLAVLVHPDKSEHPRAEEAFKVLRAAWDIVSSPERRKEYEIKRMAESELSRSVNEFLSRLQDDLKEAMNTMMCSKCQGKHRRFEMDRDPLSARYCAECSQLHPAEEGDLWAESSLLGLKITYFAMMDGKVYDITEWAGCQRVGICPDTHRVPYHISFGVRSAGAGGRQRSTSKGSPSSAADLQDFFTRMFQGTSGQVPGGFPPPPAPTAPQGATAGTTRAEGAVPKSDTKHKRRKKVRRPFQR, from the exons ATGGCGCAGCCCCCACCGGAAGCCacgggaggcggcggcggcggccgggagCGCTCAGCCCGGAGCCCCCCGCGCAGCGCCGCCTGGAACGGGGACTGCGGCCCGGAGCCGCCCTTCGCTCCCGAAGACGACGGCAACGAGGAAGGAGACGGGGACGGCGCTTCGGCCCCCGACGGGCCCGGTCCCTGCGGCTGCCGGGGGGAGCGGGCGGCACCCCGGGCCCCCCCGCCGCGGGACGGCTCCTGCGCTCTCGGCTGCCGCCGGCGTACCGAGCCCGGCCCCGAGGAGGGCGACGAGGACCCGGGGAAGGGGACCCGGAGGCCGCGGAGGAGACAGCGGCCGCGTTCCGCCCcgaaggagaaggaggagggcggccgggggcagcggggcggcggggctcgGCTGAAGGCGCTCCTGGAAGCGGCGCTGAGCTCCTGGCTGAGCGCTGGGACGGGAGGGGCGGCGCCGGGCGGCGTGCGCGGATGGACGCGGCGCGTGGGCCTGAGGGCGgcccgggggctgcgggcgggcggcgaGCTGACGCTGCGGCTGCTGTGGATGCTGTgcgcgctgctgctgctgctcgtcgtgctgctgctgggagtgcTGCGGCTCTGCTGGCGCGCGTCGGCCGCCGGCGTGGCCGCGCTGGGCAGGACCCGGCTGGCGGAGCTGCTCGACGCTGCCGTCCTCCGCCGGACGCGGGGGTTCCTCGGGGAGGACGGGACTTGGCGGCGCCTCTGGGCCCGGTGGCGGAGGTGGCGAAGTGCCCCCGAGGAGCCGCAGGCGGGCTGCGGGATGGGGGATGCCGTGCCTGGCTCCGATGGGGGAGCACCCGGCAGCTCCGCGGAGGAGGTGTCCCGGCTGCTGGCCATGGCCGAGGTGCCCGAGGAGGAGCTGAACCCCTTCCAGGCGCTGGGAGTGGAAGTGACGGCGTCGGACGCGGAGCTGAGGAAGGCGTATCGTCGGCTGGCCGTGTTG GTTCATCCGGATAAGAGCGAGCACCCGCGAGCGGAGGAGGCCTTCAAGGTGCTGCGAGCGGCGTGGGACATCGTCAGCAGCCCCGAGAGGAGGAAGGAGTACGAGAT CAAGAGGATGGCAGAGAGCGAGCTGAGCAGGTCGGTGAATGAGTTCCTCAGCCGGCTGCAGGACGACCTGAAGGAGGCCATGAACACCATGATGTGCAGCAAGTGCCAGGGCAAGCACAG GAGGTTTGAGATGGACCGTGACCCACTGAGCGCCCGCTATTGTGCTGAGTGCAGTCAGCTGCACCCCGCCGAGGAGGGCGACCTGTGGGCTGAGTCCAGCCTGCTGGGGCTGAAGATCACCTACTTTGCCATGATGGACGGCAAGGTCTACGACATCACGG AGTGGGCTGGGTGTCAGCGCGTGGGGATCTGCCCGGACACCCACCGTGTCCCCTACCACATCTCCTTCGGGGTGCGGAGTGCTGGCGCAGGCGGGCGGCAGAG GAGCACCTCcaaaggcagccccagctctgccgCCGACCTGCAGGACTTCTTCACCCGCATGTTCCAAGGGACCTCAGGACAGGTGCCTGGGGGCTTCCCACCTCCCCCTgcccccacagctccccaggggGCCACAGCTGGGACCACGAGGGCCGAGGGGGCCGTCCCCAAGAGTGACACCAAGCacaagaggaggaagaaggtgCGACGGCCCTTCCAGCGCTGA
- the ORMDL2 gene encoding ORM1-like protein 2 isoform X1 encodes MNVGVAHSEVNPNTRVMSSRGIWLAYVISVAALHVILLSIPFFSIPVVWTLTNVIHNLVMYLLLHTVKGTPFETPDQGKDRLLTHWEQIDYGMQCTSSRKFLSISPVVLYLLTSFYTKYDPAHFMINTASLLSVLLPKLPQFHGVRVFGINKY; translated from the exons ATGAACGTCGGCGTGGCACACAGTGAGGTGAACCCCAACACGCGGGTGATGAGCAGCCGTGGGATCTGGCTGGCCTACGTCATCTCGGTGGCGGCGCTCCACGTCATCCTCCTCAGCATCCCCTTCTTCAGCATCCCCGTGGTGTGGACGCTCACCAACGTCATCCACAACCTG GTCATGTATTTGCTGTTGCACACGGTGAAGGGAACGCCGTTTGAAACCCCGGACCAAGGCAAGGATCGCCTCCTGACACACTGGGAGCAGATCGACTATGGGATGCAGTGCACCTCCTCACGCAAGTTCCTCAGCATCTCCCCTGTAGTGCT TTACCTCCTCACCAGCTTCTACACCAAGTACGACCCCGCGCACTTCATGATCAATACCGCCTCCCTGCTCAGCGTCCTCCTGCCCAAGCTGCCTCAGTTCCACGGCGTGAGGGTCTTTGGCATCAACAAATACTGA